One window from the genome of Nicotiana tomentosiformis chromosome 5, ASM39032v3, whole genome shotgun sequence encodes:
- the LOC117275075 gene encoding uncharacterized protein: MVAFSQATETRKLKNRMERQSSCKARSASNFGGSFGGSGCRSAFRGASLGPFQSFAQSLKGEQSSGTSQGSRGTHQQGQPDRRFQQRRLPFPKCGRMHFGSCFMDLPVFYECGLRGHILRDCHSSRRNMGRGAAQPANSVATTSTTPPARGTPAPVGRGIARGGAQNLGGPNRFYAMRRRRESEASPDVVTDGEDMCDRIRRMARAAPVEPLVALAEEQANVVADALSRKAESMGSLAYLPVAERQLATDVQALANQFVRLDVSEASCVLACVVAQSSLFEHIKARQFDDSHLLVLKDTVQRGGAKEVLVDDDGVMRLLNWICVPNVDGLRDLIL; this comes from the exons atggtggcattttctcaagccacagagacccgcaaattgaagaatagaatggagcgtcagagtagtTGTAAGGCCCGGTCTGcgagcaactttggtggttctttcgGTGGTAGTGGTTGTaggtcagcattcaggggagCGTCATTAGGACCATTccaatcattcgcccagtcttTGAAGGGTGAACAGTCATCTGGAACCAGTCAGGGCAGCAGGGGAACCCACCAGCAAGGTCagcccgacagaaggtttcaaCAACGGAGACTTCCATTCCCTAAGTGTGgaaggatgcactttgggtcatgtttcatggacctaccagtattCTACGAGTGTggtttgaggggtcacattctGAGAGATTGCCACTCGTCCCGCCGAAATATGGGTAGAGGTGCGGCACAGCCAGCAaattctgtagctactacatccacaacacctccagctcgaggcaccccagcacccgtaGGGCGTGGCATAGCTAGGGGCGGTGCACAGAATTTGGGAGGACccaacagattttatgctatgcggagacgccgggaatcagaggcttctccagatgttgtcacag atggtgaggacatgtgcgATCGGATCAGGAGGATGGCCAGAGCAGCACCCGTGGAGCCACTAGTTGCTCTAGCTGAGGAGCAG gccaatgtggtggccgatgcattgagtaggaaggcagagagtatgggaagtttagcatatttaccagtagcagagaggcaaCTAGCCACGGATGTTCAGgcattggccaatcagtttgtaagattggatgtttcggaggcCAGTTGTGTTCTTGCTTGCGTTGTGGCACAATCATCATTGTTCGAGCATATCAAAGCTCGCCAATTTGATGActctcacttgttggtgttaaaggacacggtgcagcgggGTGGGGCCAAAGAGGTTTTGGTTgatgatgatggtgttatgcggcttctAAActggatttgtgttccaaatgtggatgggttgAGAGACTTGATACTTTAG